A DNA window from Hordeum vulgare subsp. vulgare chromosome 1H, MorexV3_pseudomolecules_assembly, whole genome shotgun sequence contains the following coding sequences:
- the LOC123423045 gene encoding ABC transporter B family member 21-like, whose translation MSESSRAFNVDGGGQPADGARGGRKGGGGGSGSGSVPFHRLFAFADSADAALMLVGAVGAVANGAALPLMTVLFGGLVDAFGGAAAGSGDVLARVSQVSLEFVYLAIASAVASFAQVTCWMITGERQAARIRNMYLRTILRQEIAFFDMYTSTGEVVGRMSGDTVLIQDAMGEKVGKFIQLMVTFFGGFAVAFAQGWLLTLVMVATIPPLVLSGAVMSNVVARMASLGQAAYAEAAVVVEQTVGSIRTVASFTGEKKAVEKYNNSLKCAYSSGVREGLVAAIGMGTVMMLLFCGYSLGVWYGAKLILEKGYTGAQVMNVIFAVLTGSLALGQASPSMKAFAGGQAAAYKMFETINREPEIDAYSTEGRMLDDIQGDIEFRDVHFSYPTRPNEQIFRGFSLSIQSAKTVALVGQSGSGKSTVISLIERFYDPQLGEVLIDGVNIKELQLKWIRSKIGLVSQEPALFAASIRDNIAYGKDNATDQEIRAAAELANASKFIDKLPQGFTTSVGEHGTQLSGGQKQRIAIARAILKDPRILLLDEATSALDTESERIVQEALDRVMTNRTTVIVAHRLTTVRNADTIAVICRGSIVEKGPHHDLLRDPEGAYSQLIRLQETSRASEGASNQNKSGRKSDTGIWLGKQSLANQSSSQRSSRDNSSHHSFSVPFGIPHEIDVQVGCSKNITDEIQQEVPLSRLASLNKPEVPVLILGSVASAISGVIFPIFAILLSNVIKAFYEPPQMLKKDAAFWSSMFLIFGAVYFLSLPVGSYFFSVAGCKLIRRIRLMTFEKVVNMEIGWFDDPHNSSGSIGSRLSSDAAKVRGLVGDTLQLVVQNTSTLVAGLVIAFVSNWELSLIILALIPLIGLNGWIQMKFIQGFSADAKMMYEEASQVANDAVSSIRTVASFSAEEKVMDLYNKKCEGPLQTGIRTGIISGIGFGVSFFLLFGVYGASFYAGARLVEDKKTTFPKVFRVFLALTMAAIGVSHTSTLTSDSSRARSAVSSIFAIVDRKSMIDPSDDAGVNVEPLRGDIEFRHVRFRYPTRPDIQIFEDLCLTIQSGKTVALVGESGSGKSTAISLLQRFYDPDAGHILLDGVDIQKFQVRWLRQQMGLVSQEPALFNDTIRANIAYGKEGEATESDIVSAAQLANAHKFISSLHKGYDTVVGERGAQLSGGQKQRVAIARAVAKDPRILLLDEATSALDAESERAVQDALDRVAASRTTVVVAHRLSTVRGADVIAVVKDGAIVERGTHDALIAVKGGAYASLVALHSAAE comes from the exons ATGTCGGAGTCTAGCAGGGCGTTCAATGTCGACGGCGGCGGCCAGCCGGCCGACGGGGCGCGGGGAGGACggaagggcggcggcggcgggagcgggagcgggagcgTGCCGTTCCACAGGCTCTTCGCGTTCGCGGACAGCGCCGACGCGGCGCTGATGCTGGTCGGCGCGGTCGGCGCGGTGGCCAACGGCGCCGCGCTGCCGCTCATGACCGTCCTCTTCGGCGGCCTCGTCGACGCCTTCGGCGGCGCGGCTGCCGGCAGCGGCGACGTCCTGGCCCGCGTCTCCCAGGTCTCCCTCGAGTTCGTCTACCTCGCCATCGCCTCCGCCGTCGCCTCCTTCGCCC AGGTGACCTGCTGGATGATCACCGGCGAGCGGCAGGCGGCGCGGATAAGGAACATGTACCTGAGGACCATCCTCCGGCAGGAGATCGCCTTCTTTGACATGTACACCAGCACCGGCGAGGTCGTCGGGCGGATGTCCGGCGATACGGTCCTCATCCAGGACGCCATGGGGGAGAAGGTCGGCAAGTTCATCCAGCTGATGGTGACGTTCTTTGGAGGCTTCGCTGTTGCCTTCGCgcagggctggctcctcacccttGTCATGGTGGCCACCATCCCGCCGCTCGTCCTCTCCGGCGCGGTCATGTCCAATGTCGTCGCCAGGATGGCGTCGCTGGGGCAGGCCGCCTACGCCGAAGCGGCAGTCGTCGTCGAGCAGACCGTCGGCTCCATCAGAACA GTTGCATCTTTCACCGGCGAGAAGAAAGCGGTGGAGAAGTACAACAACTCGCTTAAGTGCGCTTACAGTTCCGGTGTCCGGGAAGGCCTAGTCGCTGCCATCGGCATGGGCACCGTCATGATGCTCCTGTTCTGCGGCTACTCCCTGGGGGTATGGTATGGAGCCAAGCTGATCCTAGAGAAGGGATACACCGGTGCCCAGGTCATGAATGTCATCTTCGCGGTGCTTACCGGCTCGCT AGCTCTAGGACAGGCATCACCAAGCATGAAAGCATTTGCAGGAGGACAGGCTGCAGCATACAAGATGTTTGAAACAATCAACAGGGAGCCCGAAATCGATGCATACAGCACAGAGGGTAGGATGCTAGACGATATTCAGGGGGATATCGAGTTCAGAGATGTTCACTTCTCTTACCCAACAAGGCCCAATGAGCAAATATTCAGAGGTTTCTCCCTTTCCATACAGAGTGCCAAAACCGTTGCATTGGTTGGCCAGAGTGGGAGTGGAAAATCAACAGTTATCAGCTTGATCGAACGGTTTTATGATCCTCAGCTCGGAGAAGTTCTAATAGATGGAGTGAATATCAAGGAGTTGCAGTTAAAGTGGATCAGAAGTAAAATTGGCTTGGTGAGCCAGGAGCCGGCCCTGTTTGCAGCTAGCATAAGAGATAACATAGCTTATGGTAAGGACAATGCGACAGATCAGGAAATCAGAGCTGCGGCTGAGCTTGCTAACGCCTCCAAATTCATTGATAAATTACCCCAG GGTTTCACTACTTCGGTTGGTGAACATGGAACACAACTATCTGGTGGACAAAAGCAAAGGATTGCCATTGCCAGAGCGATTCTCAAAGATCCAAGAATCCTGCTATTGGACGAAGCGACAAGCGCTTTGGACACTGAATCTGAAAGGATTGTGCAGGAGGCTCTTGATAGGGTCATGACCAATCGGACCACTGTCATTGTTGCACACCGTTTGACTACTGTAAGGAATGCCGATACAATTGCTGTCATCTGCCGAGGATCAATAGTTGAAAAAG GTCCGCACCATGACCTTTTAAGGGACCCAGAAGGAGCTTACAGCCAACTGATACGTCTACAGGAAACAAGTCGTGCTTCTGAGGGTGCAAGCAATCAAAACAAGTCGGGTAGGAAGAGTGATACTGGGATTTGGTTAGGCAAACAGTCATTGGCAAATCAGTCAAGTAGCCAAAGGTCATCTCGGGACAACAGTAGCCATCACTCATTCTCAGTGCCATTCGGCATACCTCATGAAATTGATGTTCAGGTTGGCTGCTCGAAGAATATAACTGATGAAATACAACAGGAAGTGCCCCTCAGTCGCCTGGCATCCCTTAACAAACCAGAGGTCCCGGTGCTCATACTTGGTTCTGTTGCTTCTGCTATCAGCGGAGTGATATTCCCGATCTTTGCAATACTTTTGTCGAATGTGATCAAAGCATTCTATGAGCCCCCACAAATGCTAAAGAAGGATGCTGCGTTTTGGTCATCCATGTTCTTGATATTTGGTGCAGTCTACTTCTTGTCGCTCCCTGTCGGCTCATACTTTTTCTCAGTGGCTGGGTGCAAGCTCATCAGAAGGATCAGACTAATGACTTTTGAGAAGGTTGTCAATATGGAGATTGgatggtttgatgacccacataactcaagtggctcaattgGGTCAAGGCTATCGTCAGATGCAGCAAAAGTTAGAGGGCTTGTGGGTGATACACTTCAACTGGTTGTGCAGAACACTTCAACATTAGTTGCTGGCCTGGTAATTGCTTTCGTATCAAACTGGGAGCTATCTCTTATCATTTTGGCGTTGATACCACTCATCGGCCTGAATGGATGGATCCAGATGAAATTTATCCAGGGATTCAGTGCAGATGCAAAG ATGATGTACGAGGAGGCAAGTCAAGTGGCAAATGATGCAGTAAGTAGCATAAGGACAGTGGCCTCATTTTCAGCTGAAGAGAAGGTGATGGATTTGTACAACAAAAAGTGCGAAGGACCGCTACAAACAGGAATCAGGACAGGAATAATAAGTGGTATTGGTTTTGGAGTTTCCTTCTTTTTGCTGTTTGGAGTCTACGGAGCAAGCTTCTATGCTGGTGCTCGGCTTGTCGAGGATAAGAAAACAACATTTCCCAAAGTTTTCAGG GTGTTTCTTGCTCTTACAATGGCAGCAATCGGGGTATCGCACACTAGCACCCTCACTTCAGATTCCTCCAGAGCAAGATCAGCCGTATCTTCTATATTCGCCATCGTGGATCGTAAATCGATGATTGACCCAAGTGATGACGCCGGGGTGAATGTAGAACCACTAAGGGGCGATATCGAGTTTCGGCACGTGAGGTTCAGATACCCGACCCGCCCTGACATTCAGATCTTCGAGGACCTATGCTTGACAATCCAGTCAGGAAAG ACTGTCGCGCTTGTCGGGGAGAGCGGCAGCGGCAAATCGACGGCGATATCACTGCTGCAGAGATTCTACGACCCTGACGCAGGCCACATACTTCTGGACGGGGTGGACATCCAGAAGTTCCAGGTGAGGTGGCTGAGGCAGCAGATGGGGCTGGTGAGCCAAGAGCCGGCCCTCTTCAACGACACGATCCGAGCGAACATTGCCTACGGAAAGGAAGGGGAGGCCACGGAATCAGACATCGTGTCCGCCGCGCAACTCGCGAATGCCCACAAGTTCATCAGCTCACTCCATAAG GGGTACGACACGGTGGTCGGGGAGCGCGGCGCTCAGCTGTCGGGAGGGCAGAAGCAGCGGGTGGCGATCGCGCGGGCCGTGGCCAAGGACCCCAGGATCCTGCTGCTGGACGAGGCGACGAGCGCGCTGGACGCGGAGTCGGAGCGGGCGGTGCAGGACGCGCTGGACCGGGTGGCGGCGAGCCGgacgacggtggtggtggcgcaccGCCTGTCGACGGTCCGGGGCGCCGACGTCATCGCGGTGGTGAAGGACGGGGCGATCGTCGAGAGGGGGACGCACGACGCCCTGATCGCCGTCAAGGGCGGCGCGTACGCGTCCCTCGTCGCCCTCCACTCCGCGGCGGAGTAG
- the LOC123422892 gene encoding uncharacterized protein LOC123422892 has product MIIYLSGIYPTPARSSPVVVFGNKVDPMLRRPLVWSKRRRLADASPPHRKCSTDCLEKRLREMVFEDSSSSEKKEDDEDFEIVLGMIFSDDISRSRTGSQFGLIHITRDRAEGYAEIMRDYFAPNPTYPVKYFCRRFRIHTRLFLSIAKVVEKYHD; this is encoded by the exons ATGATAATTTACCTTTCGGGCATCTATCCGACGCCAGCCCGTTCGTCCCCCGTCGTGGTCTTCGGAAACAAG GTCGATCCCATGCTTCGCCGCCCGCTAGTTTGGTCGAAACGACGACGACTGGCTGATGCATCACCACCGCATCGCAAGTGTTCGACGGATTGCCTAG AGAAGAGGTTGAGGGAGATGGTCTTCGAGGACTCGTCGTCATCCGAAAAGAAAGAAGACGACGAAGACTTTGAAATTGTTTTAGGCATGATTTTCAGTGATGATATCTCGCGCTCTAGGACAGGATCGCAGTTTGGCCTCATACACATTACCCGTGATAGAGCGGAGGGCTATGCTGAGATCATGAGAGACTACTTTGCCCCAAATCCAACCTATCCGGTGAAGTACTTTTGTCGGCGCTTCCGGATCCACACACGCCTTTTTCTCAGCATTGCAAAAGTTGTTGAGAAGTATCATGACTAG